One window of Marinobacterium aestuarii genomic DNA carries:
- a CDS encoding glutamine synthetase family protein: MSSHSQHTEAAIFLQQNPDMEAIDLLIPDLNGVIRGKRIEREGLEKVYEDGVNMPASLFSLDITGNTVESCGLGLEIGEPDRVCRPEPGTLKLAPWQRRPMAQLMMHMFEEDGSPFFGDPRHVLARVLKKFDALGLTPVVAVELEFYLIDQERDEAGRPQPPLSPRSGKRDEHTQVYSMTNLDDYANLLEDIAEYTAAQDIPADTAVAENAPGQFEINLKHQDDALVACDNALLLKRVIKSVAEQHGMEASFMAKPYSEEAGNGMHIHISLLDAQGNNVFAKHQQMLEHGVGGLLQMMPASMALFCPNVNSYRRLQPGYYVPIAPNWGYDNRTVAVRIPAGTEAATRIEHRVSGADANPYLVMSALLAGVHHGLQQECKPGPDTEGNAFADETIGLPIRMPDALELFRQSEVLRNYLGSDFVDLYDSCKSDELSQFERHVSELETQWYLSTL; this comes from the coding sequence ATGTCTTCCCACAGTCAGCACACCGAAGCCGCTATTTTTCTGCAACAGAATCCGGACATGGAGGCCATTGACCTCCTGATCCCCGATCTTAATGGCGTCATCCGGGGCAAGCGGATTGAACGCGAAGGTCTGGAAAAAGTGTACGAGGATGGCGTGAACATGCCGGCATCCCTGTTTTCCCTCGATATCACCGGCAATACCGTTGAAAGCTGCGGCCTGGGGCTGGAAATTGGCGAGCCCGACCGGGTTTGCAGGCCTGAACCTGGCACCCTGAAACTGGCGCCCTGGCAGCGCCGCCCGATGGCCCAGTTGATGATGCATATGTTCGAAGAAGATGGTTCGCCCTTCTTCGGCGACCCGCGTCATGTTCTGGCCCGGGTGTTGAAAAAATTTGACGCCCTGGGCCTGACTCCAGTGGTGGCGGTCGAACTTGAGTTTTACCTTATCGATCAGGAAAGAGACGAAGCCGGTCGCCCGCAGCCGCCGCTATCTCCGCGCAGTGGCAAGCGTGACGAGCACACGCAGGTGTATTCGATGACCAACCTGGATGACTACGCCAATCTGCTGGAAGACATCGCCGAGTACACCGCAGCCCAGGATATTCCTGCCGATACCGCAGTGGCGGAAAACGCCCCGGGCCAGTTCGAAATCAACCTCAAGCATCAGGACGATGCCCTGGTGGCCTGTGATAACGCTCTGCTGCTCAAGCGGGTGATCAAGTCTGTGGCCGAACAGCATGGCATGGAAGCCTCATTTATGGCCAAGCCCTACAGCGAAGAAGCCGGCAATGGCATGCACATCCATATCAGCCTGCTGGATGCCCAGGGCAACAACGTCTTTGCCAAGCATCAGCAGATGCTGGAACATGGCGTTGGCGGTCTTTTGCAGATGATGCCGGCGTCCATGGCGCTGTTCTGCCCCAACGTCAATTCCTACCGCCGCCTGCAGCCGGGCTACTACGTGCCCATCGCACCCAACTGGGGTTACGATAACCGTACCGTGGCGGTACGCATTCCGGCGGGTACGGAGGCTGCTACCCGCATCGAGCACCGTGTCTCGGGTGCCGATGCCAACCCCTATCTGGTGATGAGCGCCCTGCTTGCCGGTGTACACCACGGCCTGCAACAGGAATGCAAACCCGGCCCTGATACCGAGGGCAACGCCTTCGCCGATGAAACCATTGGCCTGCCGATCCGCATGCCCGATGCGCTGGAACTGTTTCGCCAAAGCGAGGTGCTGCGCAACTATCTGGGCAGCGACTTTGTCGATCTGTATGACAGCTGCAAGTCCGATGAACTGAGCCAGTTTGAGCGCCATGTCAGCGAACTCGAAACCCAGTGGTATCTGTCGACCCTGTGA
- a CDS encoding NAD(P)/FAD-dependent oxidoreductase: MTTQQHTASYYAASANDTRQRPSLAGDATADICVIGAGFTGLSSALHLAEQGFSVIVLEASRIGFGASGRNGGQIVHSYSRDMDFIEQHYGQDTANAMGAMAFEGGRIIRDFVKRYSIQCDLKDGGIFAACTSAQLDEMASKKRLWEKHGHEQLEMLDASSIRQHIGSDRYTGGLLDKSGGHFHPLNLVLGEAAALESLGGVIYEDSKVVRVEQGAQVRLHTEHGCVSAAHVVVAGNAYLGGLIPQLAQKSMPCGSQVLATEPLSQAVQQALLPQDQCVEDCNYLLDYYRLSGDGRLIYGGGVTYGAREPGKIEQLIRPNMVKTFPELAGVKVDFAWTGNFLLTLMRLPQFGRIGNNIYYAQGYSGHGIASSHLAGRLICDAIRGQSERFDVFAGLPQYSFPGGRLLRVPLTAMGAWYYSLRDRLGV; encoded by the coding sequence ATGACAACACAACAGCATACTGCGTCCTACTATGCCGCCTCCGCCAATGATACCCGGCAGCGGCCGTCACTTGCGGGTGATGCCACGGCGGATATCTGCGTTATTGGTGCCGGCTTCACCGGCCTGTCCAGTGCGCTGCACCTGGCCGAGCAGGGATTCAGCGTTATAGTGCTGGAAGCCAGCCGTATCGGATTTGGCGCCTCCGGCCGCAATGGCGGCCAGATCGTGCACAGCTACAGCCGTGACATGGACTTTATCGAACAGCATTATGGCCAGGACACCGCCAACGCCATGGGTGCCATGGCGTTCGAAGGCGGCCGCATTATCCGCGATTTCGTCAAGCGCTACAGCATCCAGTGCGATCTCAAGGACGGCGGCATCTTCGCGGCCTGCACCAGCGCCCAGCTGGATGAAATGGCCAGCAAGAAGCGGCTGTGGGAAAAACATGGCCATGAGCAGCTCGAAATGCTCGATGCCAGCAGTATTCGCCAGCACATCGGCTCGGACCGCTACACCGGCGGCCTGCTGGATAAAAGCGGCGGGCATTTTCATCCGCTGAATCTGGTGCTCGGCGAAGCCGCTGCGCTGGAGTCTCTTGGCGGTGTGATCTATGAAGACTCGAAGGTTGTGCGTGTCGAACAGGGCGCGCAGGTGCGGCTGCACACCGAACACGGCTGTGTTAGCGCAGCCCATGTTGTGGTTGCCGGCAATGCCTACCTCGGTGGCCTGATTCCGCAACTGGCGCAAAAATCCATGCCCTGTGGCAGCCAGGTACTGGCCACCGAACCCCTGAGCCAGGCGGTACAGCAGGCGCTGCTGCCGCAGGATCAGTGCGTTGAAGACTGTAATTATCTGCTGGATTACTACCGTCTGAGCGGTGATGGCCGGCTTATTTATGGTGGTGGCGTGACTTATGGTGCGCGCGAACCCGGCAAGATAGAGCAGCTGATTCGCCCCAATATGGTCAAGACGTTCCCAGAGCTCGCCGGCGTCAAGGTGGATTTCGCCTGGACCGGCAATTTCCTGCTGACCCTGATGCGGCTGCCGCAGTTTGGCCGCATTGGCAACAATATCTATTATGCCCAGGGCTATAGCGGCCACGGCATTGCCAGCTCGCACCTGGCGGGGCGGCTGATTTGTGATGCCATTAGAGGCCAGTCTGAACGCTTTGATGTCTTTGCCGGCCTGCCGCAGTACAGCTTCCCCGGCGGGCGCTTGCTGCGCGTGCCACTTACCGCCATGGGCGCCTGGTACTACAGCCTGCGGGATCGACTCGGCGTCTAG
- a CDS encoding response regulator transcription factor, whose product MGPIRVLLADDHPVVRDGFQRILESDERIRIIASASSGHEAFEQFRAEKPDIVVLDLTMPSQAGAPESSSISGGMEAIRRILAQDSRARVLVLSSCETRPYPSQVIGAGVKGYLTKRCAPAELIEAVVKVHSGERYFSPSIQDQLDDSATDSSPVNQLSSRELQIFVMLADGHSVAQIAEAVFLSPKTIHAHRSNIKRKLDLKANGEIVHLAMRHGLIDP is encoded by the coding sequence ATGGGCCCTATCCGTGTACTGCTTGCCGACGACCATCCGGTTGTTCGGGACGGTTTCCAGCGTATTCTGGAGTCTGATGAGCGTATTCGAATCATTGCCAGTGCCAGTAGCGGTCATGAGGCATTTGAGCAATTCCGTGCAGAAAAGCCCGATATAGTGGTGCTGGATCTCACCATGCCAAGCCAGGCAGGCGCACCGGAGAGCTCATCCATCAGCGGTGGCATGGAGGCGATCAGGCGCATTCTGGCGCAGGACTCCCGTGCCCGTGTGCTGGTACTGTCCAGCTGTGAAACCAGACCTTACCCCAGCCAGGTAATTGGCGCCGGCGTAAAGGGGTACCTGACCAAGCGCTGCGCGCCGGCCGAGCTGATCGAAGCTGTGGTAAAGGTGCATTCAGGCGAGCGCTACTTTTCGCCATCGATCCAGGATCAGCTGGACGACTCGGCGACGGACAGCTCTCCGGTAAATCAGCTGAGCTCCCGCGAGTTGCAGATTTTCGTCATGCTCGCGGACGGGCATTCGGTCGCACAGATCGCGGAGGCGGTGTTTCTCAGCCCCAAAACCATCCATGCCCATCGTTCCAACATCAAACGCAAGCTTGATCTCAAAGCCAATGGCGAGATAGTGCATCTGGCCATGCGCCACGGCCTGATCGACCCCTAG
- a CDS encoding Na+/H+ antiporter NhaC family protein — MTTSVLSVPRRIRWKPVAGFALLAMGVAYVSNQMPADDNFGALSLLPSVLILLTAIITRRPLEAILTGVIAGLLLLEPADLVTGLADLSLNVMMNETIAWIILVCGMMGGLINLLERGGSVLSFSNLLTGRLKNSRQTLLCTAGLGVLVFIDDYLNSLAVSATMKNLTDRYRISREKLAYVVDSTAAPVCILVPVSTWAVYFAALLEENQAVAAGGGMSLYIQAIPYMAYGWAALLIVGLVVLGWIGDIGPMKAAEKRARAGQPIPEDAPVTVLDTSSLPRTTPLTGLLNFLLPMAVLVGASLYYEIDLLKGALVASVFTLVLYFVQGLMRCEQLVEAMLDGFKVMLYPIAVVAAGFMVKEVNDQLGMTPYIIDAVTPWLSPTLLPAIVFALMAAVVFATGSSWGVFVVSLPIVIPMAQSLDVSMPLTVGALLSASAFGSHACFFSDSTVLSSQGSGCTTMGHAITQLPYALMGGALTLLGFLLLGYMMA; from the coding sequence ATGACCACTTCTGTCCTGAGCGTACCCCGTAGAATCCGCTGGAAACCCGTCGCAGGTTTTGCCCTGCTGGCCATGGGCGTGGCCTATGTGTCGAACCAGATGCCCGCCGATGATAATTTTGGCGCCCTGAGTCTATTGCCCTCGGTGCTTATTCTGCTCACCGCCATCATTACACGCCGGCCACTGGAAGCTATCCTGACCGGCGTTATCGCCGGCCTGCTGTTGCTGGAGCCTGCCGACCTTGTTACAGGTCTGGCAGATCTGTCACTCAACGTGATGATGAACGAAACCATCGCCTGGATCATTCTGGTGTGCGGCATGATGGGCGGCCTGATCAATCTGCTGGAGCGTGGCGGCAGTGTGCTCAGCTTCAGCAATCTTCTGACCGGGCGTCTTAAAAATTCGCGTCAGACACTGCTGTGTACCGCAGGGCTGGGCGTGCTGGTGTTTATTGACGACTACCTGAATTCGCTCGCGGTATCCGCGACCATGAAGAATCTGACCGACCGCTATCGCATTTCTCGCGAAAAGCTGGCCTACGTGGTGGACTCCACCGCCGCGCCGGTCTGCATACTGGTGCCCGTATCCACCTGGGCGGTCTACTTTGCAGCCCTGCTGGAGGAAAACCAGGCGGTGGCGGCAGGCGGCGGCATGTCTCTCTACATCCAGGCCATCCCCTATATGGCCTATGGCTGGGCGGCGCTGCTGATCGTAGGGCTGGTCGTACTCGGCTGGATCGGTGATATAGGCCCCATGAAGGCCGCGGAAAAACGCGCCCGTGCCGGCCAGCCAATTCCCGAGGATGCCCCTGTCACCGTGCTTGATACATCCAGCCTGCCCCGCACGACGCCACTGACAGGCCTGCTTAACTTTCTGCTGCCCATGGCGGTGCTGGTTGGCGCCAGCCTCTACTACGAAATTGATCTGCTCAAGGGAGCGCTGGTGGCCTCGGTGTTCACGCTGGTGCTGTACTTTGTGCAGGGACTGATGCGTTGCGAGCAGCTGGTGGAGGCCATGCTCGATGGCTTCAAGGTCATGCTCTACCCCATCGCTGTGGTTGCCGCCGGCTTTATGGTCAAGGAGGTCAATGATCAGCTGGGCATGACGCCCTACATCATCGATGCCGTCACCCCCTGGCTGTCACCGACCTTGCTGCCGGCCATCGTGTTTGCACTGATGGCTGCGGTGGTGTTCGCCACCGGCTCCAGCTGGGGCGTGTTCGTAGTATCGCTGCCGATCGTGATCCCCATGGCGCAATCCCTGGATGTCTCAATGCCGCTGACCGTTGGCGCCCTGCTGTCGGCGTCCGCCTTTGGCAGTCATGCGTGCTTTTTCAGTGACTCCACCGTGCTTTCATCCCAGGGCTCGGGGTGCACAACCATGGGCCATGCCATTACACAGCTACCCTATGCGCTGATGGGCGGCGCTCTGACACTGCTGGGCTTCCTGCTGCTGGGGTACATGATGGCCTGA
- a CDS encoding aldehyde dehydrogenase family protein has protein sequence MDTLTEIYIDGCWVAAGGAVRELINPASGAVHARVTDASAADVDRAVLAARRAFPAWAATPSAERAACIERICAGLEARSEELACTISREMGMPLHLSRDWQVAGPIAGMRSFAPRAALMDEVRREGHSMIVREAIGVCAFITPWNVPLHQLVGKVAPALAAGCTMVLKPAETTPLHALIFAQVAQAAGLPAGVFNLVTGDGPGVGEPLCTHAQVDMVSFTGSTRAGVRIAQMAAPDVKRVCQELGGKSALIITEDADLAAAIRFGVRDVMVNSGQICCALSRMLVPRSHYAEAVAIAQAEVEAIQVGDPQSSDSFMGPMSSAAHQARVLDAIRKGVNEGARLVSGGTEPPEGLEQGCYVRPTLLADVTADMSVAREEIFGPVLCMLAFEDEADAIRLANDTPYGLAAAVWAGDAVQAQQIARHLRAGQVSVNGAGWNYSAPFGGYKQSGNGREWSNEGLHEFIEIKSIQLPE, from the coding sequence ATGGATACGTTAACTGAAATCTATATCGATGGCTGCTGGGTTGCTGCCGGCGGTGCCGTGCGGGAGCTGATTAATCCCGCCAGTGGCGCTGTGCATGCCAGGGTCACCGACGCCAGCGCCGCGGATGTCGATCGGGCCGTACTGGCAGCAAGGCGCGCCTTCCCTGCCTGGGCGGCGACGCCTTCTGCCGAACGCGCCGCCTGCATCGAGCGTATCTGTGCAGGTCTTGAAGCGCGCAGTGAAGAACTGGCCTGCACCATTAGCCGGGAGATGGGCATGCCGCTGCATCTGTCGCGGGACTGGCAGGTCGCAGGCCCCATCGCTGGCATGCGTTCCTTTGCGCCCCGCGCGGCGCTGATGGATGAAGTGCGCCGCGAAGGGCACTCCATGATCGTGCGCGAAGCCATCGGTGTCTGTGCCTTTATCACACCCTGGAACGTGCCGCTGCACCAGCTGGTGGGCAAGGTGGCGCCGGCGCTGGCCGCCGGTTGCACCATGGTGCTGAAACCTGCCGAGACGACACCGCTGCACGCGCTGATATTTGCCCAGGTTGCCCAGGCGGCAGGCCTGCCCGCCGGTGTCTTCAATCTGGTGACTGGTGACGGCCCAGGCGTGGGCGAGCCGCTGTGCACCCATGCGCAGGTGGATATGGTGTCCTTCACCGGCTCCACCCGGGCGGGTGTTCGTATCGCCCAGATGGCGGCACCGGATGTGAAGCGTGTGTGTCAGGAACTGGGTGGCAAGTCAGCGCTGATTATCACTGAAGATGCGGATCTGGCGGCCGCGATACGCTTTGGCGTGCGCGATGTCATGGTCAACTCTGGCCAGATTTGCTGTGCCCTCAGCCGCATGCTGGTGCCGCGCAGTCATTACGCCGAAGCCGTGGCGATCGCCCAGGCTGAAGTTGAGGCCATCCAGGTGGGTGACCCACAATCCAGCGACAGTTTTATGGGCCCCATGAGTTCAGCCGCGCACCAGGCCCGGGTGCTGGATGCCATCCGCAAGGGCGTGAATGAAGGTGCCCGCCTGGTGAGTGGTGGTACCGAGCCGCCCGAGGGACTGGAGCAGGGTTGCTATGTGCGCCCTACGCTACTGGCCGATGTCACCGCCGACATGAGCGTGGCGCGGGAGGAAATCTTTGGCCCGGTGCTGTGCATGCTGGCCTTTGAGGATGAAGCGGACGCCATTCGTCTGGCCAATGACACGCCCTACGGACTTGCCGCTGCAGTCTGGGCCGGAGATGCGGTACAGGCGCAGCAGATCGCCCGTCACCTGCGGGCAGGCCAGGTCAGTGTCAACGGTGCCGGCTGGAACTACAGCGCGCCCTTTGGTGGCTACAAGCAGTCGGGCAATGGCCGCGAATGGAGCAATGAGGGCCTGCACGAGTTCATCGAGATCAAGTCGATTCAGCTGCCCGAATAA
- a CDS encoding response regulator, whose product MDITLEDNASYATIVDALQRCGAEDAVCCGTEILFNSAKQALVQEKLSGVTLQLLDTDGYAIRQVTSRRRGDQVPVPDRLNDRQITVIRALEKVLRHCQKEGIQLIGYSDELVALPAQIKPEAIASACALDIETYGAYRGAEALTPDAGTLINDVLP is encoded by the coding sequence ATGGATATAACACTCGAAGATAATGCCAGTTACGCCACCATCGTGGATGCACTGCAGCGCTGCGGCGCCGAGGATGCCGTATGCTGCGGCACGGAAATATTGTTTAATAGCGCTAAACAGGCGCTGGTACAGGAAAAACTGTCCGGCGTGACGCTGCAATTGCTCGACACCGACGGCTATGCAATACGCCAGGTTACCAGTCGGCGACGCGGCGATCAGGTACCGGTGCCGGATCGCCTGAACGACCGTCAGATCACGGTCATACGGGCCCTGGAAAAGGTATTGCGGCACTGTCAGAAAGAGGGCATACAGCTGATCGGCTACAGCGATGAACTGGTGGCTCTGCCAGCCCAGATCAAGCCCGAAGCCATCGCTTCGGCCTGCGCACTGGATATAGAGACCTATGGAGCTTACCGGGGTGCTGAGGCATTGACGCCTGACGCAGGCACCCTGATTAACGATGTATTACCTTAG
- a CDS encoding DNA-binding protein yields the protein MKTGSDTRQKVFLAADQLLEQGLRPTQQNVRELIGSGSLTTINKALGDWWKTLGERITRRNQHPEVPEAVLLSAGKLWDQALAYAEQRFLEQSTQLEQQYRESLERARQDDLAVTSDLRQLQEQNARVLERNEQLAMQLDASQSERLRQEERLIRLGSDNEEQGRQLKQQALLLERSAGNADTEQLLDLRVRLRIQEEDGKRLHSSNDSLAQENARLRRQLQEQERGFLERIHQLELELARRESSTLARG from the coding sequence ATGAAAACAGGTTCCGACACACGCCAGAAAGTGTTCCTGGCAGCGGATCAGCTGCTGGAGCAGGGTCTGCGGCCGACACAGCAGAATGTACGCGAGCTGATCGGCAGCGGCAGTCTGACGACGATCAACAAGGCCCTGGGGGACTGGTGGAAAACACTGGGCGAGCGCATTACGCGGCGCAACCAGCACCCCGAAGTGCCGGAAGCGGTACTGCTGAGCGCCGGCAAACTCTGGGATCAGGCACTGGCCTACGCCGAACAGCGCTTTCTTGAGCAGAGTACGCAGCTTGAGCAGCAGTATCGTGAAAGCCTGGAGCGGGCGCGCCAGGATGATCTGGCCGTCACTTCGGATCTGCGTCAGCTGCAGGAGCAGAATGCCCGCGTGCTGGAACGCAACGAACAGCTCGCAATGCAGCTGGACGCCAGCCAGTCTGAACGCCTGCGCCAGGAAGAACGATTGATTCGACTTGGCTCCGACAATGAAGAGCAGGGGCGTCAGCTCAAGCAGCAGGCGCTGCTGCTTGAGCGTAGCGCAGGCAACGCCGATACTGAACAGTTGCTGGATTTGCGCGTTCGCCTGCGCATTCAGGAAGAGGACGGCAAGCGCCTGCACAGCAGCAATGACAGCCTGGCGCAGGAAAATGCCCGGCTGCGCCGACAGCTGCAGGAGCAGGAACGCGGCTTTCTGGAGCGGATCCATCAGCTCGAGCTTGAACTGGCACGCCGCGAAAGCAGTACCCTGGCTCGGGGCTAA
- a CDS encoding ketosteroid isomerase-related protein yields the protein MRDAAFTLVKQYYQTFNAGDMPAFLDLLTDDVIHDINQGGREVGKEAFAAFMLRMNQCYEEQLIDIEVMVSADGQRAAAEFVVLGRYLDNDEGLPPARGQQYRLPAGAFFELRDSRVARISNYYNLNDWLEQVGGAV from the coding sequence ATGAGAGACGCAGCCTTTACGCTTGTTAAACAGTATTACCAGACCTTCAACGCAGGCGACATGCCGGCCTTTCTGGATCTGCTCACCGATGATGTGATCCACGACATCAACCAGGGTGGGCGGGAAGTCGGCAAGGAGGCTTTTGCGGCCTTTATGCTGCGCATGAATCAGTGCTACGAAGAACAGCTCATTGATATCGAGGTCATGGTCAGCGCGGATGGCCAGCGTGCTGCCGCTGAATTTGTTGTGCTGGGGCGCTACCTCGACAACGATGAGGGCCTGCCACCCGCCAGGGGTCAGCAATACCGTTTGCCCGCCGGCGCCTTCTTTGAATTGCGCGACTCCAGGGTGGCGCGCATCAGCAATTACTACAACCTCAATGACTGGCTCGAACAGGTGGGCGGGGCGGTTTAG
- a CDS encoding UvrD-helicase domain-containing protein: protein MSAGPEGLLIGFRDAPDELIPWQDLARAQHVHTGAAFHRLALEGKPALRWIGRWHRHFWRAFSQYLHQQHEPDFAVQLQRIETAVRQGYVRSSTWSQLQAQAAALLQHRDAALVQAPARPDLRYQRLGRIASGDPQLLQRYREHYLSRQQTRHRTLFDQIERLPLTPSQQRACITLDDNNLVLAGAGSGKTSTLIGRAAYLIASDQAEPQDILLLAFGRQAADEMQQRLQQRLGIKLDATTFHALGQRIITAVEGRRPRISPFAEDDAKLGSWVASQFEALLETPEYRRELIAYLLRFRFPADSPFDFATQNEHQRFVRSNGVCTLSDSVDDAAGEEIQSSAAGVIADWLWSQGINYRYRPAGIYSLAPPQTPATAQGTIQPMLLVPDFYLPAQDICIDLLLLDRDEDSPAWIEPAAYQRALDALRHADTANGQRRIELQFHQQQDGSLIDDLARQLSERGVVAQPKTDPQILARLQDGAQLQPLCDLLTQMLRSYRTLQPDAVELRARIDASPGSQQLEQALRLLQPLHSAYRAELAAHDEIDFDDMIAKALEYVEQGRFASPWQHILVDEFQDISALRARLIRALRDAVPGAALFAVGDDWQSIYRFTGSDVGLTTDFAGFFGPASISALDQTFRFNSSIGELASRFVLRNPAQLPKQLHSQTQVETPAVSLLAHRSREPAKDAGVLERALEVISQRFAAAGGASCTVMIMARNRFSLPDSARLAFLQRRFGQLQLQSRTLHAAKGREADYAIILGLESGKYGFPAERRLHPVQDALLPGGETYPHAEERRLFYVALTRARHRVYLVYNSTRPSCFVTELIADQYPIEQHEFEPAH, encoded by the coding sequence TTGAGCGCCGGGCCTGAGGGGTTGCTGATCGGTTTCAGGGATGCCCCCGACGAGCTCATCCCCTGGCAGGATCTGGCGAGGGCACAGCACGTTCATACAGGCGCGGCATTTCACCGGCTGGCGCTCGAAGGCAAGCCGGCGTTACGCTGGATAGGCCGCTGGCACCGCCATTTCTGGCGCGCATTCAGCCAGTACCTGCACCAGCAGCACGAGCCCGATTTCGCCGTGCAGCTGCAACGCATCGAAACAGCCGTACGACAGGGCTATGTGCGCAGCTCAACCTGGTCGCAACTGCAGGCTCAGGCCGCGGCACTGCTGCAGCACAGAGATGCCGCCCTGGTACAGGCGCCGGCCCGACCTGATCTGCGTTACCAGCGCCTGGGGCGCATCGCCAGCGGCGACCCGCAGCTGTTGCAGCGTTACCGCGAGCATTACCTTAGCCGTCAGCAGACGCGCCACCGCACACTGTTTGATCAAATAGAACGCCTGCCACTGACGCCCAGCCAGCAGCGTGCCTGCATCACACTGGATGACAACAACCTGGTGCTGGCCGGCGCTGGCAGTGGCAAAACCAGCACCCTGATCGGTCGCGCCGCCTATCTGATTGCCAGTGACCAGGCTGAACCTCAGGACATTCTGCTGCTGGCCTTTGGTCGCCAGGCCGCCGATGAAATGCAGCAGCGCCTGCAGCAACGTCTTGGTATCAAGCTCGATGCCACCACTTTCCATGCACTGGGTCAGCGCATTATCACCGCGGTAGAAGGTCGCCGGCCACGTATCAGTCCGTTCGCTGAAGATGACGCCAAGCTGGGCAGCTGGGTTGCCAGTCAGTTTGAAGCACTGCTGGAGACGCCTGAATACCGCCGCGAGCTAATCGCTTATCTGCTGCGCTTTCGCTTCCCGGCGGACAGTCCCTTCGACTTCGCCACGCAGAATGAACATCAGCGTTTTGTGCGCAGCAATGGCGTGTGCACGCTTTCAGACTCAGTAGATGATGCTGCAGGCGAGGAGATACAGAGTAGCGCCGCCGGCGTGATTGCCGACTGGCTCTGGAGCCAGGGGATTAACTATCGTTACCGCCCGGCCGGGATCTACTCCCTGGCGCCGCCGCAAACACCTGCAACAGCGCAAGGCACGATCCAGCCCATGCTGCTTGTGCCCGACTTTTATCTGCCGGCTCAGGATATCTGCATCGACCTGCTGTTGCTTGATCGGGATGAGGACAGCCCCGCCTGGATTGAGCCTGCGGCCTACCAGCGGGCACTTGATGCGCTGCGCCACGCAGATACCGCCAATGGTCAGCGCCGTATCGAACTGCAGTTTCACCAGCAACAGGATGGCAGTCTGATCGATGACCTGGCCCGCCAGCTGAGCGAGCGGGGCGTTGTGGCACAGCCCAAAACTGACCCGCAAATACTGGCGCGTCTGCAGGACGGCGCTCAGCTGCAGCCACTGTGCGACCTGCTGACCCAGATGCTGCGCAGCTACAGAACCCTGCAACCGGATGCGGTCGAGCTGCGCGCCCGGATAGATGCAAGTCCCGGGTCGCAACAGCTGGAACAGGCGCTGAGGCTGTTGCAACCGCTGCACAGCGCCTACAGGGCGGAGCTTGCCGCCCATGACGAGATCGATTTCGACGACATGATCGCAAAGGCGCTGGAATATGTGGAGCAGGGCCGCTTTGCTTCGCCCTGGCAGCATATTCTGGTGGATGAGTTTCAGGACATCTCGGCCCTGCGCGCCCGTCTGATTCGGGCCCTGCGTGATGCCGTGCCGGGCGCCGCGCTCTTTGCTGTAGGTGATGACTGGCAGTCGATCTATCGTTTCACCGGCAGCGACGTAGGGCTGACCACCGATTTTGCCGGCTTCTTTGGCCCGGCCTCCATTAGTGCGCTGGATCAGACATTTCGCTTTAACAGCAGCATCGGCGAGCTGGCATCGCGCTTTGTGCTGCGCAACCCCGCCCAGCTGCCCAAGCAATTGCATAGCCAGACTCAGGTTGAGACGCCCGCCGTCTCACTGCTGGCCCACCGCAGCCGCGAGCCCGCCAAGGATGCTGGGGTACTCGAGCGCGCTCTGGAAGTGATCAGCCAGCGTTTCGCCGCAGCGGGAGGCGCCAGCTGCACTGTGATGATTATGGCGCGCAATCGCTTTAGCCTGCCCGACAGCGCACGCCTTGCATTCTTGCAGCGGCGTTTTGGTCAGCTGCAACTGCAGAGTCGCACGCTGCATGCCGCCAAGGGACGCGAAGCCGATTATGCGATCATCCTCGGGCTGGAGAGCGGCAAGTACGGGTTTCCGGCGGAACGTCGCCTGCATCCAGTACAGGATGCCCTGCTGCCAGGTGGCGAAACTTACCCCCATGCCGAAGAGCGACGCCTGTTTTATGTCGCGCTGACCCGCGCTCGTCACCGGGTATATCTTGTCTACAACAGCACGCGGCCATCCTGCTTTGTCACAGAGCTCATCGCCGATCAGTACCCGATCGAGCAGCATGAATTCGAGCCGGCTCATTAA